The Geotoga petraea DNA window TGTTGTTTGGAGTTTTTGGTCTCTCTACAATTTTGTCTCTTATTTCAGTATATATTGAAAACCCCCATTATTTTAGGTTTTCGCTTGAAGTATCTTTATATACTATTATACTTGTATTTTTTTCAATTCTTGTAACCAACAAATTTGGTAAGGACTTCAGTTTTATTGAACATGGATTGTTAGTTTTCTTGATAACTGGAACAATTATTGCGTTCGACGGTTTACTGAACAAGTTCTTTGGATTTGACCTTTTTTTTGGAAATATTGGAGATCCTTCAGCAAGAATAAGTTTGAGAACTACTATAGGTAATCCCAACTTTGTTTCAGATTACTTAGCACAATTAATACCGATTTCCATTTATTTCATTTTAAAACCAAATAATTCAATTTACTTAAAAATATATTCTTTTATAACTTTATTTATGAGTATTTGGGTTGTTTTATTTGCACAAACTCGTTCAATATATTTAGGTACAGTTGTAGGAATGATTGTTGCATTAATATCTTTCTTTATAGCTAAAAAAAACAAAGAAGATCTTAAATATTTTAAGTCTAAACAATTTTTAAGCTGGTTTTTTATCGTAGTTTTTGCTTTTATATTTTTATTTATGATGTTTAATTTTGAAACACCTTTCAATAAAGGTGGGGAAGTAGTTGCTACTGATAGATTTGCTGCTATGAATTCTATTTCTTCTTGGGATGAAAGATCTTTGTCCTGGAACGCTGCTATAAAGCAGTTTAGCGATCCAGACCATAATATTCATAAATTTATTGGTTCAGGAATAGGGACCTATCCTTTATACGCAATAGAATATATGTCTGAATTACAGCAAGAAGAACCGCAAAGGTATTTATATGCTTGGAATAATTTCAAAAGAGCTCATAATGATTATTTACAAGCTTTAGGGGAAACTGGCATTATAGGCTTTTTGGCAATTTCATTATTATTGATATATTTAATTATCTATTTTTTCAAAACTTTAAGAAATAATTTAGATTTAAATAAATTGTTGTTATTTATTTTATTAGGATGGAGCGTTACTGTAACTGTCGCTCATGCTGGAACAGAATTTGCACTACATATGCACCCAAATCTATTATTAGTTTTATTTATTTTATCTATAGCAGTTTCTGATCAGTTTAATGATAAAACTAAATTATTTAAAATTAAAACCAATATAAAATATATATTGATACCTATAGTTGTAATAGGTATTGTAGTTACTGTTTTGAAAGTTCAAAGTACTGCTTCTGAAGCATATTTTAAAAAAGCACAGTATCAATATAACAAACTAAATGAAATTGATAACGCATTAAAAAATCAATTCCCTACTTTACTTAAAAATCTTGAGCAACAATATAGCCAATACAAAAATGAACTGAATAACTATGCACCAGGATCTTTACAATTTACTCAAATCACTCAAACGCTTGATGAGATTGAAGAAAGAGCAAAAGAAGTGCAAAATGCTCAGTCTAATTATAGTTTAGAAGCAAGAGATGCATATGAAAAATCTATGGATTTCTTCTTAAAATCTCTTGATTCAAACCATACTTTTGGTAAATCGATGTTTTATTTGGCTCAACTTTTTGTTGAGACTCCTTATAGATATGATGACGTAAGTTATGATGATTTACCTGATGCTTTTAACTTGAAACAGGATGAATATAGGCATGTAATTGAAAAATATAAAGGAAGCATAGATCTCATGCCATTTGAAAAAGCATATCTAAGAGAAGATTTGAGTATGATTTATTCAGAGAATATAACCAACGAAAATGTTAAAACAAAATTAGTCCTTTTACAAGGCATTTTAGATGAAATAACTTATTTGAAAACTTCTTTTGCATATTTTACTGAAAAGAATACATATAAACTAATAGCTAAATTATATTATAATATGATAATACAATTAGATACATTGATTAATTCAATACCTGATAAAAATCAAGAAATAAGAGAATTAATGGATAAATACTACAACTCTTTTAATCACTGGAACATTAAAACCATAGAAATACTACCTGGTGGTTGGAATAGGTTCCCAGAATGGGAAAATACCTACGCAGAAATCATTTCTATGAATATAAACCTATTAAAATACATAGATAATGAAAAGATTATGCAAAATATATTTTATTTCATGGAAAGAGATGGTTGGGCTAATTATCACATGGCAAATCTGAATAGAGGTATACCAGATAGCTCTTTATCTATTCTACAAGATCTTTATTTCAACATTGAAAATACAAATATCAAAAAATCTTTAGTAGATAATGTTGTTAATTCTTACAAAGATGTCTATAATTACTACGTTAATTTATCAAAAGATAGCAACGTTTACAATAGATACAAAAATAGAATTGAAAGATTTTTAGAAAGTTATAGATATTTTCAGAGGCGATGAATGTATAAAATAACTATTTTTTTAACAATAATGAGTCTATCTATATTCTTGATTACATTTACAATTTATAAAAATATAGAAGTTTTAAAAAATGATTCTAACCTTTTAAATTTCTATGTAGAGTATAATAGTATTTCTAAAATATTACCTTATATTGGATCTGATGAAGTTAATGATATAATATTAAATGGGTATAAAATTATTAAGATCAACAACATAATAAAAATTGAAAAAATCCAAAATTTAAAGGGGGAATGAATCGAGTGAATAAAACAAAAATTATAGCTGATACTGGCTGTTCTCTTACCCAAGAAATCATAGATAAATACAATTTGAGTGTAATGGGAATGAAAATAGTATTAGATGAAAAAACATATACTGATTATGAAGAATTATCTAAAGGTGAATTTTATAGTAAAATAGAAAATGTAGATGAATTTCATACTGCTCAACCAGCGGTAGGAGAGATACAAAAATATTACGAAAAAATTTTTGAGGAAGGTTATGAAAATATAATTGATATACATTTTTCTTCAAAAATGTCTGGGCTGATAGATTCATGTCAAATGGCAAAAAATACGATGAATAATGGTAATATTAAAATCATTGATACAGAAACTGTTTCTATTGGTTCTTATATGGTTTTAATAAGAATATTAGAACTTTTAGATTCAGGGAAATCTATTGAAGAAATTGAGGAACTATTACCAAGAATAAAAGAAAATGTGGGTTTTCAGTTTAGTGTACCAAATATAAAATATTTGATAAAAAATGGAAGAGTGGGTAAGGCAGAAGGTTTAGCAGGGACTCTTTTGAATATTAAACCTATTTTAAGTGTTGATGAAGGACAAATATACCCCTTAGCAAAAATTAGAGGGATGAAAAAAGTATTCACAGCAATGGCCAAAAATGCTGTAGAATTTTTGAAAGATAGACCCTACAACATAAAAATTTATAAAACATGGGGATTAGATCATAACAAACCAGATATGGACAAGATGTTTGATGAATTCATGAGAAGTTTTGAAAAATTGGAATATGATAATTATAAAATTATTGAGGACCAATTACCTCCTACCATTATTTGTCACAGCGGTCCCGAAGTAATAGGACTTGCTGTATATGGAGAAAAAGAAGAGATAAAATGAATTTAGATTTAGAATCATATATTAAAGAAATTGAAAATATTTTAAGACAAA harbors:
- a CDS encoding O-antigen ligase family protein produces the protein MNTKKIPGDILFLFLTFLLVPFVMVPNWVYEYSTQKHLVFAFMITSLLIFYLFKNSYLNKIELKIPHLLFGVFGLSTILSLISVYIENPHYFRFSLEVSLYTIILVFFSILVTNKFGKDFSFIEHGLLVFLITGTIIAFDGLLNKFFGFDLFFGNIGDPSARISLRTTIGNPNFVSDYLAQLIPISIYFILKPNNSIYLKIYSFITLFMSIWVVLFAQTRSIYLGTVVGMIVALISFFIAKKNKEDLKYFKSKQFLSWFFIVVFAFIFLFMMFNFETPFNKGGEVVATDRFAAMNSISSWDERSLSWNAAIKQFSDPDHNIHKFIGSGIGTYPLYAIEYMSELQQEEPQRYLYAWNNFKRAHNDYLQALGETGIIGFLAISLLLIYLIIYFFKTLRNNLDLNKLLLFILLGWSVTVTVAHAGTEFALHMHPNLLLVLFILSIAVSDQFNDKTKLFKIKTNIKYILIPIVVIGIVVTVLKVQSTASEAYFKKAQYQYNKLNEIDNALKNQFPTLLKNLEQQYSQYKNELNNYAPGSLQFTQITQTLDEIEERAKEVQNAQSNYSLEARDAYEKSMDFFLKSLDSNHTFGKSMFYLAQLFVETPYRYDDVSYDDLPDAFNLKQDEYRHVIEKYKGSIDLMPFEKAYLREDLSMIYSENITNENVKTKLVLLQGILDEITYLKTSFAYFTEKNTYKLIAKLYYNMIIQLDTLINSIPDKNQEIRELMDKYYNSFNHWNIKTIEILPGGWNRFPEWENTYAEIISMNINLLKYIDNEKIMQNIFYFMERDGWANYHMANLNRGIPDSSLSILQDLYFNIENTNIKKSLVDNVVNSYKDVYNYYVNLSKDSNVYNRYKNRIERFLESYRYFQRR
- a CDS encoding DegV family protein, with the translated sequence MNKTKIIADTGCSLTQEIIDKYNLSVMGMKIVLDEKTYTDYEELSKGEFYSKIENVDEFHTAQPAVGEIQKYYEKIFEEGYENIIDIHFSSKMSGLIDSCQMAKNTMNNGNIKIIDTETVSIGSYMVLIRILELLDSGKSIEEIEELLPRIKENVGFQFSVPNIKYLIKNGRVGKAEGLAGTLLNIKPILSVDEGQIYPLAKIRGMKKVFTAMAKNAVEFLKDRPYNIKIYKTWGLDHNKPDMDKMFDEFMRSFEKLEYDNYKIIEDQLPPTIICHSGPEVIGLAVYGEKEEIK